The genomic window TGCATTTTTTGGACATATACTCTCTGAGCTGCGTACGCTGCCCCCATGGCCGCAACCGCGGATATTCCAGAATATGTAACGCATCAAATAATCCGGTTGCGCAGGCTCACTCCACGGGAGCTAACTACCTTGGCCACTCGCTTCCTAGCCGGCACACGGCTGGAAGAAGGCAAGTCCGAGGCCACCCCGGCCTCGTCTCCCTCGATGGGAGAGCGACAGCACCAACCCCTACTGGTACTGAGGCCTGGCCGTCCACGAGCTGTTCAGCCGCGCACCGGGCAGCTGCACCCGCAAGGGCGGCCTGAGCATCTTCACACGAACTAACGGAATAATATTCAAGCATCTTCACACGAACTAACGGAATAATATTCAAAGGCGAGGAATCAAGCGCAACGTCACTATTGTGAAGAATCTCAGCATTCAGAATCTTATAATAGGGGGAAGGATTGAGAAAGCATTCAGAATCTTATAATAGGGGGAAGGATTACCTGTAACATCCATTCTTATAATAGGGGAAAGGATTACCTGTAACATCCATGTTTTTGTCAACCGCTCGGAGCTTGGCACTTTTTAGAAAGGTCATGTCCCAAGCTTGGCCTTGACGCGTGCGCTAGGAGCCCAAGTCGCCACCGGAGTTGCCCTTGAACGCTTGGCCTTGACTGTCATCGGAACGGGATAGAACATGAGACATTATTCTTACTTTCGGACATCACCGTCGTCACACAGCACCATCCAAGACAAGCACCATCCAAGACAATGAACCTAACACGAGAACGAGGTCCTCCCGCCCCCTCTgcacctccatggcccaaaggagGTCGGAGGTGAGGCGAACCGGCCGCAGCGTCAGAGGGAGGAAAGACTTTTCCTTGTGAGGAAGGAAAGAACTCGACTTGTCCAGTAGCACAGACATTAGCCATACACCAACTCAAACGACCCCAAATCTAGCTCGTACAACCTATCAACACCGATCATACACGAAGAAGGCAGAAGGAAATACCCTCGATCATTATACATAAGGCTAGCGAGCTCATTATACACGAGCCAGTGATCATTTAGGTCGTACATAAGTCGTACATGGTCCAAGAAAGCGAAACTGAGGCGTGCAGTGCACACGTTAACGTTGCTCAGTGGTGTCCAGGGagcttctccttgatcttctccatGATGCCCTTCTTCTCATGCGTCCCTGTCCCAGCCGCCGGCACCGTGTGCCCGGCCTTGTGCTCCTCCTGCTTGTGGTTGCCCGGGAGCTTCTCCTTTATCTTCTCCTtcatgctcttcttcttcctctgcctcccGCCTTGCCCGTCATCCTCGGACGACTGCACCACACCACACGTAAACCATTCGTCCTACAACCGAATCAAGCCCCATATGTCTGACAAATTAAACGAGCGAAGATGAAAGTACCGAGCTGGAGCTAGAGCTGGAGGAGCGCCGCAAAGTCTCGCCCAGTGTCGTGTGCCCCTCTTTGGTGGGCTGGATCTGGTCGCCCGTGCTGATGCCCCTGCCGACCATGCCCTCATAAGCGTATGCAGTTGTCTCGCCAGGGGCGAGGCCGCCGCTTAGCGCGCCCTCGTGCGTGTGCGCCGCGCCGGACGGGGAAACGGCACCGCCTACCACGCTCTCGTGTGGGTGCACGGCGCCGCTCAGGCCGTAGCCCGGCGTGACACCCGCGCCATAGTCGGCCGACGTCACCGCGCCGGCAGAGCCATAGGACGGAGAGGCGCCCCCCGAGCTGTACGCCGGAACCTGGCCCGGTTCCCTCGGGATGGGGTTGCCGTACTGGTCGACCGGCGGCACTGGGTTGCCGTACTCGTCGACGCGCGGGTACGGGTGCCCGTACCCTCCACCGTACTCCGCCATTAGATGCTCTCACAATTTGGGTCGGTGGCTTGCGAGTCAGTGTGGCACCATGGTCCACGACACCACGTATATGTACGAGGAGCACCTCTGTAGGGCGATAAGTGCAGGGACGCCACGTTGCATGCATGCCGCCACGAGTTCACCGTCTACCTGATGAGAACGACACGTATTCTCCGGGCGTGCCACGTTTTGGACCGACCTGGGAGGAAGCACCGGCTGAACAATTAAAAGAGCACGTCGCAAAATATCCGAAGTTGGTTGTACGCATTATGCTGGAGTATACATGCCATCGGTTCGAGTTCAGATCGCAGCCATAGCTGATATTTTTCTGATCAGATCAATAGACAGTGCCTGAAATATTATTAGTACTACCACAACGAGATGTCCTGAATCGACCTGATGCCTCGCGTTTATACAGATCGCAAGAAAGAACCGCCATGGACTCTCGACGGTGCTCTGGGGAAAAGCCTCGGCCGTGGGCTGTTGCTGGTGGCACAGGATCCATCCCGATCAGTTCGACGGCGTCTCTTCCGCCGTGCGACATTCGACACGCAGGCTGTTCTCGCGATGGTAGGGTGATTTCGCGCCCTGGTTTTACATGGGAAATGATGATGTAATTTCAAATTATTCGGTAGTGTGATTTTGCTACCTATACCATATTAAAACTAAGAGATAAGCACACTGAGCTAAGTGTAAAAAACCAAAACTGAGGACTAAAAGGATTAGATGCTACCCCTCCGTTTGTATATAGTTCATTGTGAAATCTGTAGAAGGTCTTATGTTTAAAAACGGAGGGAATAATTAAGAGTAGCGCTAATAACTCAAGAACGGTGTGCTCCTCGACTAATCTGCATTTGTTTTGATACCTAAATAAACTCCAAAAACCAATAAGGTTGACCCTTAATAAAACAATTCAGAAGAGCACTGAAAGGCCAAAAACACATACTCCCTCGTACTCTTTCTGTTTTTGTTTACTCTATATATTATAGTTGACTGAAATCAAACTTCGTCAAGTTTTatcaagtttatagaaaataatataaacatttaccataacaaatctatatggtGTGAAAGTACATTCGATAATAAATCTAATGGTATtgagttgttattgtatatgttgatATTTTTGTTCATAAACTTTGTCAaaatttacaaagcttgactttccgaaaaaggctttcgccccgtttTATATATAAAGTAACGATCGACATACATGATGCAAACCACCCGAcaccacacacacccaaggcagatACAAGGGAGCTGACGAACAACAACGCTACTCTAAACACCCCAAAGCAAACAACAAGTAGGCAGAAGAGCATAGCTAAGGGTCTAAAGAGCTCTCCACCGTGAACGAGTCATCGCGAGGAGATGAAACTGTAACTCGACGAACCAGGGACTCCAAAGCGGTGCTTCCAAGAAAGAAACGGCACCGAAGAGCCACCACCGCCCGATCCagggaatctaggttttcacccggagTAACACGAAGGACACAGGGTTACCGCGatggtgccttcaagaagggaacgacgcatgGACGCCGCCGCCATCGGTCTGGCTCCGAGCCAGacgaggttttcaccccggccaccaCCCTCAGCCTCCGTCCAAGGTACGGCCCTACATGAGAGCGTCGGCCGCACCACCACCGAGATCTTCGAAGGCCCACCCCCATGCCGCCCACGCGGCCATGACAGCAAGCCCGTCAGCGCCCGAGCCACGAGCTCCGCCCACGAGCCAGCAGCtcccgccaccaaggccgccgccttGCATCCAGACACTCCGGAGACCATCAAAGGCACGAGCTTTGAGCCGACCGATAAACCCCAAGCACCATAAGAACTGCCAGTGACCGAACCGCCCCGAACAACTACAGCGGCAAGGAGGCAGGGGAAGCGGAGCTCGTCCGGACCGGCGCACCCCTGCGCCGGTGACAGGTAGTCGGTCTACCCGTCCCTCCAGCAGCCTCCCCTGCGTCACCCCTGACGCCCTACCACGGCCTCCGGCCAGAACCTGCAAGGAAGAGGCAACCACCCGTCCGCCGGCGAGGGCCGCCGGATCGACCGCACCCAGCCGCCGAGGAAGGCCGCCAAGAgcatcaaccaccaccacaccaCCTGCGTCTCCACGCCCTGGCCAGGAGCAACCGATGCCCCGCCACCCCACCGGAGCAGAACGAGGACCAGTTGCAGCGCCACCACCTTGGAAGGGCCACCGGCCACCCCTGACACCGcc from Triticum aestivum cultivar Chinese Spring chromosome 3B, IWGSC CS RefSeq v2.1, whole genome shotgun sequence includes these protein-coding regions:
- the LOC123070438 gene encoding dehydrin Rab25, translated to MAEYGGGYGHPYPRVDEYGNPVPPVDQYGNPIPREPGQVPAYSSGGASPSYGSAGAVTSADYGAGVTPGYGLSGAVHPHESVVGGAVSPSGAAHTHEGALSGGLAPGETTAYAYEGMVGRGISTGDQIQPTKEGHTTLGETLRRSSSSSSSSSSEDDGQGGRQRKKKSMKEKIKEKLPGNHKQEEHKAGHTVPAAGTGTHEKKGIMEKIKEKLPGHH